A genomic segment from Leptolyngbya boryana PCC 6306 encodes:
- a CDS encoding DNA double-strand break repair nuclease NurA, whose protein sequence is MPIKPSQILNLLDRKREDFALFDRAALQALQQYGTALIQLSQKSDQAISAALDGIRECGARPLEPLGMFPEWVMHAGLSWQNREESLEWVRDRITGVSTFSVDGSQIYPSKDFSIPVALVQIGWYENFHLPSGEYQKDIELDVLTPNDLKVGRGDLADRRVNLRRFEMECDRIIQYMEEHAGQRDCLAFFDGSLIATFSEAFDEETRSFYLRCILNVLRASEDYRVPVIGYIDTSSARDLTEMIQRLAQLPDSKTIHDAQLLNRAKNQMQWGDRTPLFLSQRSGVLDLYQEHRDRIAFTYLKTNRDSYAARIELPLWIYEEGWHDQILDWVRAEVIIGGGYPYVIETADQVAVLKNDDRQTFYRLLQEWAEKEDLTLRLSRKMISKARRR, encoded by the coding sequence ATGCCGATTAAGCCCTCGCAAATTCTCAATCTGCTCGATCGTAAACGCGAAGATTTTGCACTGTTCGATCGCGCTGCTCTACAAGCGTTGCAGCAGTATGGAACTGCATTAATTCAACTGTCGCAGAAATCTGATCAAGCCATATCAGCAGCACTCGACGGGATCAGAGAGTGTGGAGCTAGACCCTTAGAGCCGTTGGGAATGTTTCCAGAATGGGTCATGCACGCGGGATTGTCCTGGCAAAATCGTGAAGAAAGTTTGGAATGGGTACGCGATCGCATTACTGGAGTTTCAACGTTTTCGGTAGACGGATCGCAAATCTACCCGAGTAAAGACTTCTCGATTCCAGTCGCACTTGTGCAAATTGGCTGGTATGAAAACTTTCACTTGCCCTCCGGTGAGTATCAAAAAGATATTGAGTTAGATGTTCTCACGCCAAACGATTTGAAGGTTGGACGCGGTGATCTTGCCGATCGACGAGTGAATTTACGTCGATTTGAAATGGAATGCGATCGCATTATTCAATACATGGAAGAACATGCAGGACAACGCGATTGTTTAGCATTTTTCGATGGATCGCTGATTGCAACATTTTCAGAAGCGTTTGATGAAGAGACACGCAGTTTTTACTTGAGATGTATTCTCAACGTATTACGTGCGAGTGAAGATTATCGCGTTCCAGTGATTGGATATATCGATACTTCCAGCGCACGAGATTTAACAGAAATGATTCAGCGATTAGCTCAGCTTCCAGATAGTAAAACGATTCATGATGCTCAATTGTTAAATCGCGCGAAAAATCAGATGCAGTGGGGCGATCGCACTCCTCTTTTTCTGTCTCAACGGTCTGGAGTTCTCGACTTGTATCAGGAACATCGCGATCGCATCGCATTTACTTACCTCAAAACCAATCGGGATAGCTATGCGGCTCGAATTGAACTGCCCCTATGGATTTATGAAGAAGGCTGGCACGATCAAATTCTCGATTGGGTTCGGGCTGAGGTCATCATTGGCGGCGGATATCCTTATGTGATCGAAACGGCGGATCAAGTCGCAGTTTTGAAAAATGACGATCGCCAAACCTTTTATCGATTGTTACAAGAGTGGGCAGAAAAAGAAGATCTGACCCTGAGACTGTCTCGCAAGATGATTAGTAAAGCGCGGCGAAGATAA
- a CDS encoding glycoside hydrolase family 10 protein gives MRRAWIFGFVTLLTLLTIAHPTFSQTNFTDIQSHWAKPCIEKLAQKGIISGFPGNQFRPNEPVTRAQFAAMIAKAFPEQMNAPSRPAIQFRDVPANFWARDVIQKAYRSQFFSGFENQTFKPDLEIPRAQALTALASGLKLKPTNDVELSNKAFIDTRTIPNFAKSAIAATTEKQITVNYPIMRRLNPNRTAQRGEIAAFLCQALPDTKGLISNQFIPKPETQAREIRGVWLTNIDSDVLFEKERLSNAVNELSRLNFNTLYPTVLNWGYTLYPSNVMQQEIGFPVDPRPVAAGLRDRDMLQELITEARSKGMAVIPWFEFGFMAPKDSELAQKHKDWWTQKRNGSVDYQPSALDGKQIPVWFNPFKPEVQQYLLNLVTEVVEKYDVDGIQFDDHFGLPVSFGYDDFTVNLYKKEHQGKAPPSNERDPEWSRWRSDKLQDFLTKLFQTVKSRKPNVLISLSPLDLPFAYEEHLVDWHKWREAGLLEEVIPQIYFQGQKFVDRSNPDNWVTLKAARDTVPTAIGILSGLSSTPRPIEEIQRQVKAVRDQGYAGMSFFFYETLWNKSPEPIGDRKAGWQTIFKEKVERFRL, from the coding sequence ATGCGTCGTGCTTGGATCTTTGGGTTCGTCACACTCCTGACACTCTTGACGATCGCACATCCCACTTTCTCCCAAACCAATTTCACGGACATTCAATCTCACTGGGCAAAACCCTGCATTGAGAAATTGGCACAAAAAGGAATCATTAGCGGTTTCCCAGGCAATCAGTTTCGTCCGAATGAGCCAGTCACCCGCGCACAATTTGCGGCAATGATTGCTAAGGCATTTCCTGAACAGATGAATGCTCCCAGTCGTCCTGCGATTCAGTTTCGCGATGTTCCCGCGAATTTCTGGGCGCGAGATGTCATTCAGAAAGCGTATCGATCGCAGTTTTTCTCAGGCTTTGAGAATCAGACCTTTAAGCCCGATTTAGAAATTCCGAGAGCGCAAGCATTAACCGCATTAGCAAGCGGCTTGAAGCTCAAACCAACTAATGATGTTGAACTCAGCAACAAAGCATTCATTGACACTCGAACTATTCCTAACTTTGCGAAAAGCGCGATCGCGGCAACCACCGAAAAGCAAATTACCGTCAACTATCCAATCATGCGTCGATTGAACCCGAATCGAACTGCTCAACGCGGTGAAATCGCAGCGTTTCTCTGTCAGGCATTACCCGATACTAAAGGCTTGATTAGCAACCAATTCATTCCTAAACCAGAAACACAGGCGCGAGAAATTCGTGGGGTATGGCTAACTAACATTGATAGTGATGTCTTGTTTGAGAAAGAGCGCCTGAGTAATGCTGTCAATGAACTATCGCGATTGAACTTTAATACGCTTTATCCGACGGTACTGAATTGGGGATATACCTTGTATCCCAGTAATGTCATGCAGCAAGAGATTGGATTTCCAGTCGATCCGCGCCCCGTTGCAGCAGGATTACGCGATCGCGATATGCTGCAAGAACTGATCACCGAAGCTCGCTCAAAAGGGATGGCGGTGATTCCTTGGTTTGAGTTTGGATTCATGGCTCCCAAAGATTCAGAACTTGCTCAAAAACACAAAGATTGGTGGACACAGAAACGCAATGGCTCGGTTGATTATCAACCTTCAGCCCTCGACGGCAAGCAAATTCCAGTCTGGTTCAATCCCTTCAAACCTGAAGTCCAACAGTATCTTCTGAACTTAGTCACTGAAGTGGTTGAAAAATATGATGTTGATGGGATTCAGTTCGATGATCACTTTGGGTTACCTGTGAGCTTTGGATACGACGACTTTACTGTCAATCTCTACAAAAAAGAACATCAAGGTAAAGCTCCACCTAGCAATGAGCGAGATCCAGAATGGTCACGTTGGAGATCGGATAAACTACAAGACTTTCTGACCAAGCTTTTCCAAACGGTCAAATCTCGCAAGCCGAATGTTCTGATCTCACTGTCACCGCTAGATTTACCCTTTGCTTATGAGGAACATCTAGTGGATTGGCATAAGTGGAGAGAAGCAGGTTTGCTTGAAGAAGTCATTCCACAAATCTACTTTCAGGGACAGAAGTTTGTTGATCGTAGTAACCCTGACAACTGGGTAACCTTAAAAGCTGCTCGCGATACGGTTCCCACTGCGATCGGGATTTTAAGTGGATTGTCTAGCACACCTCGCCCAATCGAAGAAATTCAGCGTCAAGTCAAAGCCGTCCGCGATCAAGGCTATGCTGGAATGTCGTTTTTTTTCTATGAAACCCTGTGGAATAAATCGCCTGAACCGATTGGCGATCGCAAAGCAGGCTGGCAAACTATCTTCAAAGAGAAAGTTGAGCGCTTTCGGCTATAA
- a CDS encoding 2-hydroxyacid dehydrogenase, with protein sequence MKVAFFSTKSYDRRFFEAINATYQHDITFFEVPLNADTAMLATGYPAVCMFVNDVADTDTLNSLAANETQLLALRSAGFNTVNLQRAAELDIKVVRVPAYSPYAVAEHAVALILALNRKIYRAYNRVRDDNFALEGLLGFDLHGCTVGVIGTGRVGMVFAQIMQGFGCSVIGYDAYPNEQLTQYVSLPELFEKSDIISLHCPLLPETYHLIDQSAIAQMKPGVMLINTSRGALIDTDAVITGIKTGKIGYLGIDVYEQEENLFFQDLSDTIIQDDTFQLLQSFLNVLITAHQAFFTRNALEAIATTTLSNISDFEQGKPLKNEVVYHPSPALL encoded by the coding sequence ATGAAAGTTGCTTTTTTCAGTACCAAATCATACGATCGCCGATTTTTTGAAGCTATCAATGCAACCTATCAGCACGACATCACCTTTTTTGAAGTACCACTAAACGCCGATACGGCAATGCTTGCGACAGGCTATCCCGCAGTTTGTATGTTCGTGAATGATGTCGCAGATACCGACACTTTGAACAGTCTTGCTGCGAATGAAACTCAGCTTCTCGCCTTACGATCGGCTGGATTTAACACCGTGAACTTACAACGAGCAGCAGAGCTAGACATCAAAGTAGTCCGTGTTCCAGCTTATTCTCCCTATGCCGTTGCAGAACATGCCGTTGCTCTCATTTTGGCGTTGAATCGTAAAATCTACAGAGCTTACAATCGAGTTCGAGATGATAACTTTGCATTAGAAGGACTTCTTGGATTTGATTTGCATGGGTGTACCGTTGGGGTGATTGGTACAGGCAGAGTTGGCATGGTCTTTGCTCAAATCATGCAGGGATTTGGGTGTTCTGTGATTGGATATGATGCCTATCCAAACGAGCAATTGACACAGTATGTTTCCTTACCTGAACTATTTGAGAAGTCTGATATTATCTCGCTGCATTGTCCATTGTTGCCAGAAACCTATCATTTAATTGATCAAAGCGCGATCGCACAAATGAAGCCCGGAGTCATGCTGATCAATACAAGTCGGGGGGCTTTAATTGATACGGATGCTGTGATCACAGGAATTAAAACTGGCAAAATTGGCTATCTAGGAATTGATGTTTATGAGCAGGAAGAGAACTTATTTTTCCAAGATCTCTCTGACACCATTATTCAAGATGACACCTTTCAGCTTTTACAATCTTTTCTGAATGTTTTGATTACCGCGCACCAAGCATTTTTTACTCGGAATGCCTTAGAAGCGATCGCAACAACAACGCTCTCCAATATTTCAGATTTTGAGCAAGGAAAGCCATTGAAGAACGAAGTTGTCTACCACCCTTCTCCAGCTTTACTATGA
- a CDS encoding acetate/propionate family kinase has product MKILVLNAGSSSQKSCLYSIDDRLPNEPPEPMWEAAIDWAHHPGFAEIKVKTATEELTEEIEVKSRLEIMAHLLSMLWQGKTAVLNHPTDIDVVGHRVVQGGQEYSQPVQIDQTVKATIDRLSTLAPNHNPANLEGIEAIEQFLGTEIPQIAVFDTAFHRQIPDAAAIYPVPYAWVDQGIRRYGFHGISHQYCAERAAHLLQRNLEDLRLIVCHLGNGCSLSAIAQGHSIDTTMGFTPLDGLMMGTRSGSVDPGILIHLMRQEGYSVDLLDRELNRESGLKGISGVSADLRQVMKAIADNNSQAQLALDIYIHRLRAYIGAMLASLGGVDALIFTAGVGENSAIVRSLACESFGFLGLKLDAHKNENRPVDQDIATTDSTVRVLVIHTQEDWAIAQECYRLRAKHVSLHEKQS; this is encoded by the coding sequence ATGAAAATTCTGGTGCTGAACGCAGGCTCAAGCAGCCAAAAGAGTTGTCTGTATTCAATCGACGATCGCCTACCCAATGAACCCCCAGAGCCAATGTGGGAAGCCGCGATCGATTGGGCACATCATCCCGGCTTTGCAGAGATCAAGGTCAAAACCGCAACTGAAGAACTGACAGAAGAGATTGAAGTCAAATCGCGTCTTGAGATTATGGCGCATCTGCTCTCAATGCTTTGGCAAGGGAAGACCGCAGTTCTCAATCACCCGACTGACATTGATGTGGTTGGACATCGAGTCGTACAAGGTGGGCAAGAATACTCTCAACCTGTACAGATTGATCAAACAGTGAAAGCAACGATCGATCGGCTTTCTACACTGGCTCCAAATCACAATCCTGCTAATCTCGAAGGTATTGAAGCGATCGAGCAATTTTTAGGAACTGAAATTCCACAGATTGCCGTATTCGATACTGCCTTTCATCGTCAAATCCCCGATGCTGCTGCAATCTACCCCGTTCCTTATGCTTGGGTCGATCAAGGAATTCGGCGCTATGGATTTCATGGCATTAGTCATCAGTACTGTGCTGAACGAGCCGCACACTTGTTACAGCGAAACTTAGAAGACTTGCGCCTGATTGTTTGTCATCTTGGCAACGGGTGCTCACTTTCTGCCATCGCCCAAGGACATAGTATTGATACAACAATGGGATTCACGCCGCTCGATGGCTTAATGATGGGAACGCGCTCTGGTTCGGTTGATCCAGGGATTTTAATTCACTTGATGCGACAAGAAGGCTATTCTGTCGATCTCTTAGATCGCGAACTGAATCGAGAATCGGGTTTGAAAGGAATTTCTGGCGTTTCTGCTGATTTGCGCCAAGTCATGAAGGCGATCGCAGACAACAATTCTCAAGCACAGTTAGCACTCGACATTTACATTCATCGCTTGCGCGCTTACATCGGGGCAATGCTCGCCAGTTTAGGAGGGGTAGATGCTTTGATTTTTACAGCAGGCGTGGGGGAAAATTCAGCGATTGTGCGTTCTCTAGCTTGTGAATCCTTTGGTTTTCTGGGCTTAAAGCTTGATGCTCACAAGAATGAAAATCGCCCCGTTGATCAAGATATTGCCACAACAGATTCAACGGTACGAGTTTTAGTCATTCATACGCAAGAAGATTGGGCGATCGCTCAAGAATGCTATCGTTTAAGAGCTAAACATGTATCGCTTCACGAGAAACAATCATGA
- a CDS encoding cytochrome P450, with product MMSQLPNQITAPAWVQLFNWIVDPLGFLDKYTQKYSDVFTMQLAGLGLSVVIANPKAIQEIFNQDAKFDMGRGNELAEPLLGRNSLLLLDGDRHRRERKLLMPPFHGERLHTYATQICKVADQVASQWQTGQPFIVRTSMQNISLEIILQVVFGLSEGERYQQLKVLLTEWLDMTDSPSRSSMLFLKFLQKDWGAWTPWGRMQQRQRQIHDLLQAEIDERRTKGDEKRSDVLSLMMAVRDETGQAMSDEELRDELLTILFAGHETTATTLSWAFYQIHQQPEVREKLLKELESLDAHASPMSMAQLPYLNAICQETLRMYPVIPVLFPRISKVPVKVADYSFDAETTLWISPYLVHYREDVYPNAHHFEPERFLDRQYSPAEYFPFGGGSRRCLGYALAQLEMKLVLATILSKYQLALADDKPVKLQRRGFTLAPTGGVRMVLTEKP from the coding sequence ATGATGAGCCAACTCCCGAATCAGATTACGGCTCCAGCTTGGGTGCAACTTTTCAATTGGATTGTTGATCCGCTTGGATTCCTGGACAAATACACTCAGAAGTATAGTGATGTTTTTACCATGCAACTGGCTGGACTGGGATTGTCTGTCGTCATTGCCAATCCGAAAGCGATTCAGGAAATCTTTAATCAAGATGCAAAGTTTGATATGGGACGGGGTAATGAACTCGCAGAACCGCTGTTAGGACGAAATTCTTTGCTGTTACTGGATGGCGATCGCCATCGACGAGAACGCAAATTACTCATGCCGCCTTTTCATGGGGAAAGACTGCACACTTACGCCACGCAAATCTGCAAAGTTGCTGATCAAGTGGCAAGTCAGTGGCAAACTGGACAGCCTTTTATTGTCCGAACCTCGATGCAAAACATCAGCTTAGAAATCATCTTGCAAGTTGTTTTCGGGTTGAGTGAAGGAGAGCGATATCAACAGCTTAAAGTTCTCCTGACCGAATGGCTGGACATGACCGATTCACCTTCACGATCGAGCATGTTATTCCTAAAATTTTTGCAGAAAGACTGGGGAGCTTGGACTCCTTGGGGACGGATGCAGCAGCGCCAACGCCAAATTCATGACCTACTTCAGGCAGAAATTGACGAGAGAAGAACGAAGGGAGATGAGAAACGGAGTGATGTTCTCAGCCTGATGATGGCAGTGCGAGATGAAACTGGGCAAGCCATGAGCGATGAAGAATTGAGAGATGAATTGCTCACGATCTTGTTTGCTGGACATGAAACTACTGCAACAACTCTATCTTGGGCGTTTTACCAGATTCATCAACAGCCAGAAGTGCGTGAGAAATTGCTCAAAGAGCTTGAAAGCCTAGATGCACATGCGTCTCCAATGAGCATGGCTCAACTTCCCTACTTGAATGCTATCTGTCAGGAAACACTCCGAATGTATCCTGTGATTCCTGTGCTGTTTCCGCGCATTTCTAAAGTGCCTGTGAAGGTTGCAGACTATTCATTTGATGCAGAGACGACTCTCTGGATATCTCCTTATCTGGTGCATTATCGAGAAGATGTATATCCAAATGCTCACCACTTTGAGCCGGAACGATTTCTCGATCGACAGTACTCGCCTGCTGAGTATTTTCCCTTTGGAGGCGGGAGTCGGCGATGTCTGGGATATGCGCTGGCTCAGTTAGAAATGAAGCTCGTTCTGGCAACAATCTTATCGAAATACCAACTTGCTTTAGCTGACGATAAACCTGTGAAACTACAGCGCCGTGGGTTTACGCTCGCTCCGACAGGTGGAGTGCGAATGGTGTTAACTGAGAAGCCATAG
- a CDS encoding bile acid:sodium symporter family protein: MQSNIFTSVLLPLALAIVMLGMGLSLVAEDFKRITRDPKAVAVGTICQLLLLPLIGILITLVVPMQPAIAVGLIVLAVCPGGPSSNLITYLAKGDVALSVTLTALSSIATVFTIPIFTNLALQYFLGQSAAIALPIGQTMLQIFLITLLPTAIGMAIRHQFPDTARRLEKQMSRLAIGLLALIIVLLLVREGSKLPGFLVQVGIGVVLLNLLATLAGFLVGKLFRLPLAQQICIAIEVGIQNGTLAIAITAGLLNNPDMAVPAAVYSLLMYITGFGSILYGRQASSRVSSSSLQ, translated from the coding sequence ATGCAGAGCAACATCTTCACCTCTGTTTTACTGCCGCTGGCTCTGGCAATTGTGATGTTGGGTATGGGGTTAAGTCTGGTTGCAGAAGACTTTAAACGAATTACTCGTGATCCCAAAGCAGTTGCGGTGGGCACGATCTGCCAGCTATTGCTGCTGCCGCTGATTGGGATACTGATCACGTTGGTTGTGCCCATGCAGCCCGCGATCGCGGTTGGTCTGATTGTTCTAGCAGTATGTCCGGGTGGTCCTTCTTCTAATCTCATAACTTATCTGGCAAAGGGCGATGTTGCTCTGTCAGTAACGCTCACAGCGCTGAGTAGCATCGCTACTGTGTTTACGATTCCGATTTTTACAAATCTGGCGCTGCAATATTTCCTAGGGCAAAGTGCGGCAATCGCTCTACCGATTGGGCAGACCATGCTGCAAATTTTTCTGATCACACTGCTACCGACAGCGATCGGCATGGCAATTCGTCATCAGTTTCCTGACACAGCACGCCGTCTAGAAAAGCAAATGAGCCGACTTGCCATAGGATTGTTAGCGCTGATTATTGTGCTGTTGCTGGTACGAGAAGGAAGTAAGCTCCCAGGATTTCTGGTGCAGGTAGGAATCGGTGTCGTATTGCTCAACCTCCTGGCAACACTGGCAGGATTTCTGGTCGGAAAGCTGTTTCGGCTGCCGCTCGCTCAACAAATCTGTATCGCTATTGAAGTCGGGATTCAAAACGGAACGCTAGCAATTGCTATCACTGCGGGTCTACTCAACAACCCCGATATGGCTGTGCCCGCTGCGGTTTATAGCTTATTGATGTATATTACTGGCTTCGGTTCTATCCTTTATGGCAGACAAGCGAGCAGTAGAGTGTCCAGTAGTTCACTACAGTAA
- a CDS encoding vWA domain-containing protein has protein sequence MQVGLNCALSDVHIDAAQASSQRQMAISIEAIPQASPRETPLNLCLVLDQSGSMAGRSLQTVQQAAARLIDRLSPGDRLSIVTFNHKAKVLLPNQIVEDPEPLKLALNRLEASGGTAIDEGIRLGIEEVAKGKKNAVSQMFLLTDGENEHGSNDRCLKLAQVATGYGLSINSLGFGSAWNQDVLEKIADAGGGALSYIQEPEQAVTEFGRLFDRIQSIGLTNAFLRIVLSPGVRLADFKPVAQVAPETVELLVQHEDNLVGARLGDLMVGSPRVILANVYLTQLPEGKNTIAEIQVKYDDPTSGELALASETFPVEITAQTQYQPAPNSDVQQHILALAKYRQTQIAETKLQQGDRQGAVTMLQTAAQTALQMGDRNAATVLQTNATQLSLGEDLSEVDRKKTRLVSKTILQAGDSE, from the coding sequence ATGCAGGTCGGTTTGAACTGTGCGCTGAGTGATGTCCATATTGATGCTGCTCAAGCAAGTAGTCAGCGTCAGATGGCAATCTCGATCGAAGCCATCCCCCAAGCGTCGCCTCGTGAGACTCCGCTCAATCTCTGTCTGGTTCTCGATCAGAGTGGATCGATGGCAGGTCGATCGCTGCAAACTGTTCAACAAGCCGCCGCTAGGCTCATCGATCGCTTATCCCCAGGAGATCGACTCTCGATCGTCACGTTCAATCACAAAGCCAAAGTTCTCCTCCCCAATCAAATCGTTGAGGATCCAGAGCCGTTAAAACTTGCCTTAAACCGTCTGGAAGCGTCGGGCGGCACTGCGATCGACGAAGGGATTCGACTCGGAATAGAAGAAGTCGCAAAAGGGAAAAAGAATGCCGTTTCACAAATGTTTCTCTTGACGGACGGAGAGAATGAACACGGCAGTAACGATCGCTGTCTCAAACTCGCTCAAGTCGCGACCGGATACGGTCTGTCGATTAATTCACTCGGATTCGGAAGTGCTTGGAATCAAGACGTTTTAGAAAAAATCGCCGATGCGGGTGGTGGGGCACTTTCTTATATTCAAGAACCTGAGCAAGCGGTGACAGAGTTTGGGCGATTGTTCGATCGCATTCAATCGATCGGCTTAACGAATGCCTTTTTACGCATTGTTTTATCGCCAGGAGTTCGCCTCGCAGACTTTAAGCCTGTCGCCCAAGTTGCACCCGAAACCGTCGAATTACTTGTGCAGCATGAAGATAACTTAGTCGGCGCGCGCTTAGGCGATTTGATGGTCGGCTCACCTCGCGTGATTTTGGCGAATGTTTACCTGACGCAGTTGCCGGAAGGGAAAAATACGATCGCCGAAATTCAAGTGAAATATGATGATCCAACTTCAGGTGAATTAGCACTAGCCTCTGAGACCTTCCCGGTTGAAATTACAGCTCAAACTCAATACCAACCCGCACCAAACTCAGACGTTCAGCAGCATATTCTCGCTCTCGCAAAATATCGACAAACCCAAATCGCCGAAACCAAATTGCAGCAAGGTGATCGACAAGGAGCCGTAACAATGCTGCAAACAGCCGCACAAACTGCTTTGCAAATGGGAGATCGCAATGCGGCAACTGTTTTACAAACTAATGCAACTCAACTGAGTTTAGGAGAAGACTTATCGGAAGTCGATCGTAAAAAAACTCGACTCGTTTCTAAAACTATTTTGCAGGCGGGAGATTCTGAGTAG
- the psb29 gene encoding photosystem II biogenesis protein Psp29 — protein MNSVRTVSDTKRSFYSLHTRPVNSIFRRVVEELMVEMHLLAVNTDFRYDPFYALGVVTTFDRFMQGYRPEADKESIFTALCKALEADPQQYRTDAQRLIATASSAAWDSMLIPDKANDYREALQAVASNPKFKYSRLFAVGLYTILEASSPDVVKDTAKLNETFKQICQALNISEEKIQKDLELYRSNLEKMNQMQVVIAEALAADRKKREEREQAQAKPKDEATSES, from the coding sequence GTGAATAGCGTCCGTACTGTTTCCGATACTAAGCGATCGTTTTATAGTCTTCACACCCGTCCGGTGAATTCGATTTTCCGCCGAGTCGTGGAAGAATTGATGGTCGAAATGCACCTACTGGCTGTGAATACTGATTTTCGTTACGACCCGTTTTATGCATTGGGTGTCGTGACAACTTTCGATCGCTTTATGCAAGGGTATCGCCCTGAAGCCGATAAAGAGTCAATTTTTACGGCATTATGCAAAGCATTAGAGGCAGATCCACAGCAATATCGCACTGATGCTCAGCGATTAATTGCGACAGCCTCCAGTGCAGCTTGGGATTCAATGCTGATTCCAGATAAGGCGAATGACTATCGAGAGGCGTTACAAGCAGTCGCATCGAATCCAAAATTCAAGTACAGCCGCCTTTTTGCCGTGGGTCTATACACAATTTTGGAAGCGTCCAGCCCTGATGTGGTCAAAGACACCGCAAAGCTGAACGAGACGTTTAAGCAAATTTGCCAAGCATTGAATATTTCCGAAGAGAAAATTCAGAAAGATTTGGAACTGTATCGCAGCAATCTTGAGAAAATGAATCAGATGCAAGTTGTGATTGCAGAAGCTTTAGCTGCCGATCGTAAAAAACGAGAAGAGCGTGAGCAAGCCCAAGCAAAACCGAAAGATGAAGCAACGTCTGAATCATAA
- the cynS gene encoding cyanase — protein MMTIPEISQKLFAAKKAKGLSFADLESVLGRDEVWIAALFYRQASASEEEATKLLEALGLSLDLVPELVSSTVKGLGPIVPTDPLVYRFYEIMQVYGMPMKEVIHEKFGDGIMSAIDFTLDIEKVEDPKGDRVLVTMNGKFLPYKKW, from the coding sequence ATGATGACTATTCCAGAAATTTCACAGAAACTGTTCGCCGCGAAAAAAGCAAAAGGATTGAGCTTTGCAGATCTCGAATCTGTGCTTGGACGCGATGAAGTTTGGATCGCAGCGTTGTTTTATCGACAAGCGAGTGCATCTGAAGAAGAAGCAACCAAATTATTAGAAGCATTAGGCTTAAGCCTGGATCTTGTGCCTGAATTAGTAAGCTCCACGGTGAAAGGATTAGGGCCGATCGTGCCGACAGATCCTTTGGTCTATCGGTTCTATGAAATCATGCAGGTGTATGGAATGCCGATGAAAGAGGTTATCCATGAGAAATTTGGCGACGGCATCATGAGCGCGATCGACTTCACGCTTGATATTGAGAAAGTTGAAGATCCAAAAGGCGATCGCGTCCTCGTCACAATGAATGGAAAATTCCTCCCTTATAAGAAGTGGTAG
- a CDS encoding cation diffusion facilitator family transporter, with the protein MHPHDCSCPVHDPQTKQRQLLTALILVGSFAVAECTIGLSSHSLALVAEAGHLVSDCFALLLALLATRIAQSPMQWGWIGENTVAIKPSRSPETWAALLNGLGLVAVTIWIIWEAIERFQTATPEISSIPMLLTAIVGLVVNGINIAVLHQGSEFDLNLRAAFLHVVADALGAIGVIIAAIAVAAFHWMWADGAISLAIAVLILGSTIPLIRQSIQELRR; encoded by the coding sequence ATGCACCCGCACGATTGTTCCTGTCCTGTCCACGATCCGCAAACCAAACAGCGTCAACTTCTCACCGCTCTCATTCTGGTGGGAAGTTTCGCTGTTGCGGAATGTACGATCGGGCTATCAAGTCATAGTCTTGCATTAGTGGCTGAAGCAGGACATTTAGTTTCTGATTGCTTTGCTTTGTTGCTGGCATTGCTCGCCACTCGCATCGCTCAATCTCCGATGCAATGGGGCTGGATTGGAGAGAACACCGTTGCGATTAAACCGAGCCGATCGCCTGAAACTTGGGCTGCTTTACTCAATGGCTTGGGACTAGTTGCCGTCACGATTTGGATTATTTGGGAAGCGATCGAGCGATTTCAAACGGCTACACCAGAGATTTCCAGCATTCCAATGTTACTGACTGCGATCGTGGGATTAGTTGTCAACGGAATTAACATTGCAGTGCTACATCAAGGCAGCGAATTCGATTTGAATTTGCGGGCTGCTTTCCTGCATGTGGTCGCAGATGCGTTGGGAGCAATTGGAGTGATTATCGCAGCGATCGCGGTTGCTGCATTCCATTGGATGTGGGCAGATGGCGCGATTAGTTTAGCGATCGCAGTTTTAATTCTAGGCTCAACCATTCCACTGATTCGCCAGAGCATTCAAGAGCTACGACGCTAA